The Microbacterium sp. KUDC0406 genome includes a window with the following:
- a CDS encoding YihY/virulence factor BrkB family protein, whose amino-acid sequence MTPQSTAEPETPAEPETPGEPEAPAEPEAPAEPETPAEIDGRSWRLAVRRALRAFGIDECPDIAASLTFYAILALVPAVMVSFSIVSLLGRRDETARIVADVTTALMPDISDDAVHDAITRIADARLSGILLVFALALTAWAVARYVAALGRGMNRIYGVPEGRPAWRLKAGQLLIAVVVIICTALILAILTFTDAVAETLGESFGIGDVTLLVWRILRWPLLAAIVVFVLAFLYYFSPNVKPSHFRWMSLGAAAAVVVLVLASLGFWLYVANVADYDRLYGAFAGVIIFVLWLWIANMAILVGAEFDAEVERVRQLQAGVPAEIQVQVPLRDARRIAQGVRRDREEEADARRIRR is encoded by the coding sequence ATGACCCCGCAGAGCACCGCCGAACCCGAGACTCCCGCCGAACCCGAGACCCCCGGCGAACCCGAGGCGCCCGCCGAACCCGAGGCGCCCGCCGAACCCGAGACTCCGGCGGAGATCGATGGCCGATCCTGGCGGCTGGCCGTGCGCCGCGCACTTCGCGCCTTCGGCATCGACGAGTGCCCTGACATCGCCGCGAGCCTGACGTTCTACGCGATCCTCGCCCTGGTCCCGGCCGTGATGGTGTCGTTCTCGATCGTCAGCCTGCTCGGCCGCAGGGACGAGACCGCACGCATCGTCGCGGACGTCACCACAGCTCTGATGCCGGACATCTCGGACGATGCGGTTCACGACGCGATCACGCGGATCGCCGACGCGCGGCTGTCCGGGATACTGCTCGTCTTCGCACTCGCACTGACCGCATGGGCCGTCGCGCGTTACGTCGCGGCCCTCGGACGAGGGATGAACCGCATCTACGGAGTTCCCGAGGGGCGTCCGGCATGGCGGCTGAAGGCCGGTCAGCTGCTGATCGCGGTGGTCGTCATCATCTGCACGGCGCTGATCCTGGCGATCCTCACCTTCACCGATGCCGTCGCCGAGACCCTGGGCGAGTCGTTCGGAATCGGCGACGTGACCCTGCTCGTCTGGCGCATCCTGCGGTGGCCGCTGCTCGCCGCGATCGTCGTGTTCGTCCTCGCCTTCCTCTACTACTTCTCGCCGAACGTGAAGCCGTCGCACTTCCGCTGGATGAGCCTGGGCGCCGCAGCGGCCGTCGTCGTGCTGGTGCTCGCCTCGCTCGGGTTCTGGCTCTACGTGGCGAACGTCGCCGACTACGACCGTCTCTACGGCGCATTCGCAGGAGTCATCATCTTCGTGCTGTGGCTGTGGATCGCGAACATGGCGATCCTCGTCGGCGCGGAATTCGATGCCGAAGTGGAGCGCGTGAGGCAGCTGCAGGCCGGCGTGCCCGCCGAGATCCAGGTGCAGGTGCCCTTGCGGGACGCCCGTCGGATCGCGCAGGGTGTACGGCGCGATCGCGAAGAGGAGGCGGATGCACGCCGCATCCGCCGCTGA
- a CDS encoding TetR/AcrR family transcriptional regulator, protein MALREAALRLALERGPENVRVSDIADAAGVSPRTYNNYYSSREQAIIAAVTAEREQRIIAAILSQPESTSISEAVINAIVEQYTDPGEHVSDVMLMVMNNPTLRSSYADSIAPLGRSLAEALSRRVAGMDPLTADVLAASIGAAARVAIEDWLTSVATRTLSTGFVVPAGSLPDRLRTALTALRPALEDAERRARSASAPTPALKGLT, encoded by the coding sequence GTGGCACTGCGGGAGGCCGCGCTGCGCCTCGCGCTGGAACGAGGCCCTGAGAATGTCCGCGTCAGCGATATCGCGGACGCGGCGGGCGTCTCACCGAGGACGTACAACAACTACTACTCGAGCAGAGAACAGGCAATCATCGCCGCGGTCACCGCCGAGCGGGAGCAGCGCATCATCGCCGCGATCCTCTCCCAGCCAGAGAGCACCAGCATCTCCGAAGCCGTCATCAACGCGATCGTCGAGCAGTACACCGACCCGGGCGAGCATGTCAGCGATGTGATGCTGATGGTCATGAACAACCCAACTCTGCGGTCATCGTATGCGGACAGCATCGCGCCGCTCGGCCGTTCCCTCGCAGAAGCGCTCAGTCGGCGCGTCGCAGGCATGGACCCCCTGACCGCCGACGTGCTCGCCGCCAGCATCGGCGCAGCCGCACGAGTCGCCATCGAGGACTGGCTGACGTCGGTCGCGACCCGGACACTGAGCACCGGTTTCGTCGTACCCGCCGGCTCGCTGCCCGATCGGCTGCGAACAGCGCTGACGGCATTGAGGCCAGCCCTGGAGGATGCTGAGAGGCGCGCACGTTCGGCTTCTGCTCCGACGCCGGCGCTCAAAGGATTGACGTGA
- a CDS encoding DUF4097 family beta strand repeat-containing protein: MSTRLFAFALVSLLTAVTLTACSSATDVDPERASFAIDGEEVTISMESSGDISLRPGDVDEIEVTRWFTGGGDEASWDFTGDELTLAVECGFLSSCEVRYEVVVPRTVAVFLRGSNADVLATGFEAPLDIRTENGAIIVEDIEGDLSLRSTSGDQQAKGLTAQRVEAQASSGAVDLFVTEAPSRLAVATENGAVSVQLPDAAYALSVQTDSGSIENSFTDDSRSPHTIAVTTANGDIALTRTGP, translated from the coding sequence ATGAGCACCCGACTCTTTGCGTTCGCTCTTGTCAGCCTGCTGACAGCAGTCACCCTCACCGCATGCAGCTCGGCCACCGACGTCGACCCCGAGCGTGCGTCATTCGCGATCGATGGCGAGGAAGTGACCATTTCGATGGAGTCCAGCGGTGACATCTCATTGCGTCCCGGTGACGTCGACGAGATCGAGGTCACCCGCTGGTTCACCGGCGGAGGCGACGAGGCGAGTTGGGATTTCACGGGCGATGAACTCACTCTCGCCGTCGAGTGCGGGTTCCTCTCTTCCTGCGAAGTCCGCTATGAGGTGGTCGTTCCTCGCACAGTTGCTGTCTTCCTTCGCGGATCTAATGCGGATGTACTCGCAACCGGCTTCGAGGCACCGTTGGACATCCGCACAGAGAACGGCGCCATCATCGTCGAGGACATCGAGGGCGATCTTTCTCTCCGCAGCACCAGCGGCGATCAACAGGCCAAGGGTCTGACGGCTCAGCGCGTCGAAGCTCAAGCCAGCAGCGGAGCGGTCGACCTCTTCGTCACTGAGGCGCCATCGAGACTCGCTGTCGCGACCGAGAACGGCGCAGTCAGCGTCCAGCTTCCGGATGCGGCTTACGCTCTATCGGTTCAGACTGACAGCGGTTCGATAGAGAACTCATTCACTGACGACTCTCGCAGTCCACACACCATCGCAGTTACCACCGCGAATGGTGATATCGCGCTGACTCGCACCGGACCGTAG